The following are encoded together in the Salinibacter grassmerensis genome:
- a CDS encoding dihydrolipoamide acetyltransferase family protein yields MAIPIEMPKLSDTMEEGVLSAWLVDEGEEVSAGDVLAQVETDKATMDLEAFDEGVLLKQVIEAGDAVPIGELIAVIGEAGEDISDLVGDAGGDGAATAEPEADTEDDDAEEASAAPAPEPEVEPDPAPEPSGDGQLSERTPEPVPAETDAEGRRVKASPLARRIAQDHDVELAQVDGSGPEGRIVRRDVETHIEEQEAAPEPTPESEPTPDPEPTPDPEPTPDPEPTPESAPQPEPSVPEAPSYAMPDEEAAYESEDITQMRKTIARRLAESKYSAPHYYLTVDIDVERAIEVREDLNELAEEQGRAKISFNDFITKACALSLHDHPYVNAAYRPDEGEIHKHNRVHIGIAVAIDEGLITPVLHDADRKGLSELARETRKLAERARDRDLEPEEFEGATFTTSNLGMFGIEEFTAIINPPNSAILAIGEIRDTPVVEDGEVVPGKRMKVTLSCDHRVVDGAKGAHFLDTVKSYLEEPMNLLL; encoded by the coding sequence ATGGCGATTCCAATCGAAATGCCCAAGCTGAGCGACACCATGGAGGAGGGGGTGCTTTCCGCCTGGCTCGTGGACGAGGGCGAGGAGGTGTCGGCGGGCGACGTGCTGGCACAGGTCGAAACCGACAAGGCCACGATGGACCTGGAGGCCTTCGACGAGGGGGTGTTGCTCAAACAAGTGATTGAGGCGGGGGACGCCGTGCCCATCGGGGAGCTAATTGCCGTGATTGGAGAGGCCGGGGAGGACATTTCCGATCTCGTGGGCGATGCCGGGGGCGACGGGGCCGCAACCGCCGAGCCCGAGGCCGACACTGAGGACGATGACGCCGAAGAGGCGTCGGCCGCGCCCGCTCCGGAGCCGGAGGTGGAGCCCGACCCGGCCCCAGAGCCGAGCGGCGACGGGCAGCTGTCCGAGCGGACGCCGGAGCCGGTGCCCGCCGAGACCGACGCGGAGGGACGCCGCGTCAAGGCGTCTCCCCTGGCGCGCCGCATCGCGCAGGACCACGACGTGGAGCTGGCGCAGGTCGACGGATCGGGGCCCGAGGGACGCATCGTGCGTCGGGACGTGGAGACCCACATTGAAGAGCAGGAGGCTGCGCCGGAGCCAACTCCTGAATCGGAGCCGACGCCCGACCCCGAGCCGACGCCCGACCCCGAGCCGACGCCCGACCCGGAGCCAACCCCGGAGTCAGCGCCCCAGCCCGAGCCGTCCGTTCCGGAGGCGCCGTCCTACGCGATGCCGGACGAGGAGGCCGCGTACGAGTCCGAGGACATCACGCAGATGCGGAAGACCATCGCCCGGCGCCTTGCGGAGAGCAAGTACTCGGCCCCGCACTACTACCTCACGGTCGACATCGACGTAGAGCGGGCGATCGAGGTCCGCGAAGACCTCAACGAGCTGGCGGAGGAGCAGGGGCGCGCGAAGATCTCCTTCAACGACTTCATCACGAAGGCATGTGCCCTCTCGTTGCACGACCACCCGTACGTCAACGCCGCCTACCGCCCCGACGAGGGCGAAATCCACAAGCACAACCGCGTGCACATCGGCATCGCCGTTGCCATCGACGAAGGGCTTATCACGCCGGTCCTGCACGACGCGGACCGGAAGGGGCTCTCGGAGCTCGCCCGCGAGACGCGGAAGCTGGCCGAGCGGGCCCGCGATCGGGACCTGGAGCCGGAGGAGTTCGAGGGAGCCACCTTCACCACGAGCAACCTCGGCATGTTCGGTATCGAAGAGTTTACGGCCATCATCAACCCGCCCAATTCGGCCATCCTGGCCATTGGCGAGATCCGCGACACGCCTGTCGTGGAGGACGGCGAAGTGGTGCCCGGCAAGCGCATGAAGGTGACCCTCTCCTGTGACCACCGCGTCGTGGACGGGGCGAAGGGGGCCCACTTCCTCGACACGGTGAAGTCCTACCTGGAGGAACCGATGAACCTGTTGCTGTAG
- a CDS encoding metallophosphoesterase family protein codes for MTIAHISDLHFGRIADSGVVEALLDEINAADVDLVAVSGDLTQRARPAEYAAARTLLEALDPPTLVVAGNHDVYPWWRPVKRLRAPLERYKQFITDDLAPTFEADGVAAIGLTSAYGPSIKGGRIGPADRAAMREFFSEKGSDCFKVLVVHHQLHPTVIGPISPHPVAQQAQNTLAVAGEVGVDLVLCGHLHISAIQPLEIIPGTPRIVVASAGTATSNRWREPAGPINFYNVISIEPDAFSVKERRYIPDEGRFVRDGVTRFERVN; via the coding sequence ATGACCATCGCGCACATCTCCGACCTCCACTTCGGACGCATTGCGGATTCCGGGGTGGTGGAGGCGCTGCTAGACGAAATCAACGCGGCGGATGTTGACCTCGTCGCGGTGAGCGGCGACCTTACACAGCGGGCCCGTCCGGCGGAGTACGCGGCGGCGCGAACCCTGCTCGAGGCCCTTGATCCGCCCACCCTCGTCGTGGCGGGCAACCACGACGTCTATCCGTGGTGGCGTCCTGTGAAGCGCCTCCGAGCCCCCCTGGAGCGGTACAAACAGTTCATCACGGACGACCTTGCCCCCACCTTCGAGGCCGACGGCGTGGCCGCGATCGGTCTTACGTCCGCCTACGGGCCGTCGATCAAAGGCGGGCGCATCGGCCCGGCCGACCGGGCCGCGATGCGTGAGTTTTTCTCGGAGAAGGGGAGCGACTGCTTCAAGGTGCTTGTGGTGCACCATCAGCTCCACCCCACGGTCATCGGGCCCATCAGCCCGCACCCCGTGGCCCAGCAGGCTCAGAACACCCTCGCGGTGGCTGGGGAGGTGGGCGTTGACCTTGTTCTCTGCGGACACCTCCACATCTCCGCCATCCAGCCCCTCGAAATCATCCCGGGCACGCCGCGCATCGTCGTTGCCAGTGCGGGCACGGCGACGAGCAACCGCTGGCGCGAACCGGCGGGCCCGATCAATTTCTACAATGTCATCTCCATCGAGCCGGATGCCTTCTCCGTCAAAGAACGGCGGTACATCCCCGACGAGGGCCGCTTCGTCCGCGACGGCGTGACGCGCTTCGAGCGTGTAAATTGA